AAGATGATGCTGAAACAATTGATATTGAACTAGCATTTGCAGATTTAGATTTAGTTAAAAAACATTTAGCAAAACTTAAGGATAAATTAAAAGCAGCATCTCTAAAAGAAGAAAAAGCAACTAGGGTTATTGCTGAGTTCTTGGAAACAAAAATTATTCCTGCCTTGGAAAATGGACAGCCTGTTCGAAAGTTGGATTTATCAGAAAAAGAGTCAAAAGAAATTCAATATTTAAATCTTTTGACTAATAAGCCGATGATATATCTTTTGAATGTTGACGAGGATAAGGTTAATGAGCAATTTGATTTATCAAAATTAAAGAGCGAGGTAGTAATTCCAGTTTGTGCTAAGATAGAAGCGGACTTGGCGGAATTATCCAAAGAAGAAGCAGCGGAATATTTAACTGAAGTGGGGATCAAAACTTCAGGACTTGATCAGATTATTATCAAGGCTTATGAGATATTAAATTTAATTAGTTTTTTAACCACTGGCCCCAAAGAAACACGAGCTTGGACAATTACTCGTGGTTCTAGCGCCCCACAGGCTGCTGGCAAGATTCATGGTGACTTTGAACGAGGTTTTATCGCAGTAGAAGTATATAACTGGAAAGATATGGTGGATGTTGGATCTGAGGTTGCTGCCAAAGAAAAGGGGTTAATTCGTCTGGAGGGAAAAGAGTACATTGTTCGGGATGGTGATACATGTAATTTTAGATTTAGCGTGTAACAAAAATTTTTTATAATAAATATCGCTCCCTCGTGTTACGAGGGAGCGTTTGTTTTTTTCTAGTTATCGTGATTTTCGAAATCAAGAACTGCCTTGAAAAAGTTTTTTGGAATAGGACTTTTGTCACAGGCGCTATAGAGGAGACTGCTTTGTCTCCATTGAGGAGCTGAACCTTCCACTGTTGGAGGGATTTCCTCAAGAGCGATAAAAGAGAAATTCAGAGGACCTTCAAATACGTGAAGTAGCCGTCTGATGAGAGTTTTGAACTTGGGCGTTTTAAAATTACTTGTGGCCGGTACCAGGAAAAGACTGAGATACTTTTTGTTGCCATCACCATTTAAATGAAAAGTTCGGTAGTGAATAATAAATCCCCAAATTGATTGCTCATGGAGGATTTTTAATACGATGACATGGTGATTCTTTCTGTTGTCGGACAAAGAAGCTTCAGTAAAGTCAAAGGCGCAAACAGGAGACACTTTATTGCCATAAGTTTTGTTGAGAACATGACTAAGGGCTGGGGCTTCCTTGAGCAAACCTTCAACTTTTCTCCTGATAGCTTCTTTGTCAGTCGTTCGAGTAACTTTTCCTGGGTTGAGTTTAGCCAAAGCGAATTCCATTGATAATCCTCTTTTTCGTGATGGTTAATTGAAATGAACGAAAACACAATACTTTTCTATCCTAACAGAAATACATTAATGTGTCAATAAATAAAAAACCCTGAGTTAAATTTAACTCAGGGTTTGTGGTTCATTCAGGTTCCGTTTGAACCTGTTCAATAGCCTTTTTTCTTAATGTGGTTTTTGGAATAACCACTTCAAAAGTTGTTTCGGCTTCAAGCTTCACATCTTGATCATCGTGAGAAACTGTCTGTGTCGTTATCGTGACTGTCTCATATTGCATTTTGAAGGAATAATTACTAACAGTTTTAGCCGCTCCACCAAGAATACAAGCAGCGATCAGGGCACCGATGAGTGGCCAGTTTCTAGTCATGAATAAAAGCACAATGAATACAATTCCGCCGACCAAATAACTGTAGAGGCGACTGGCTTCAACTGGGTCAGCGCCAAATTCATAAGCAAGGGTTGGAACAAAGATTGGTGCGATCAACCCAAGAGCAATCAGAAATGTCCAAAGCAAAATACTATTCAATCTGGTATTTCGCTTTCTTGGTTTCTTTTCTTTGACTGGTTTTTCTTTAGTCGGTGTGACCTGTGCCATAGTATTTACCTCCGTTATTTTACTCTATGTCTTGTATTCCTTGACCAGGACAGTCCACGCAATCAGGCTTATTCTCCTTGGCCGGCGCTTTTTCGGTCTCAGGAATTGGAGTATCTTCAGCTGAAGGACATTCTGGTACTTCAGGGCAAACTTTTGTTAAAGATTCACGCATTTCTGAACGTTTCATAATAACAGTGAATTCAACTGGTTCATCCAATTCAACTAGCTCACCATTAACCACGATCTTATCGAGAGTGTATTCAACCTCAGTGTAGCGCATGTGAAAGCTGGCACTAGAAATACACAGGGTTAATATCAGGGCAAATAGAAATACACCTAAATGGAAAGCTACGTATAGTCCTACGCAGAAACCATCATCCTTGAATTCCTTGGGTGTACGTGCTTCTTTTTCAGCCTTAGAGTTTTCTTCTTCCTGTTCTTTGTCAAAATAGGTTTGAATATATTTATGTCCAAAACCTAATGCTATAAAGGCAAAGATCCAGCAAAAAATTTTCCCCAAAGTAGAGCCATTCCAGTCAAAGAGCTGTCCGATCCAGGGCAGGAAGATGGGCATAACCACTGCCCAAAAACCCCAGCGCAGTAGCCATTTTCCAACTTTGGTCTCGTTCCACTTTAATTTCTTTTCCTTTTTTACGGCCATGACGGGCTCCTCATTGTTAAGGTTCTCAAATTACGTTGACTGGCTACTTTAGTATATTATGAAAAATTTGTCAAGAGGTATAGTTAATTTACAAAAAAAACCTCCACTTACAAGCGGAGGTTTTTTTGTTTTGTTATTTGAGGATTGTGATTTGGTCATTCGAGGAGTTAGCCGAGTTTACATCATTCCACCCATACCGCCCATACCTGGCATTCCACCACCCATAGCTGGAGCACCACCACTATTAGAGCCTTCTGATTCTGGTTCATCAGTTACTACACATTCAGTAGTAAGCATCATAGCAGAAATTGAAGCTGCGTTTTGTAGAGCTGAACGAGTAACCTTAGTTGGGTCAATAATTCCAGCCATTACTAAGTCCTCAAATTTATCTTTGGCTGCATTATAGCCAACATTACCTTCAGCTTTTCTAACTTCCTCGGCGATAACAGCACCATCTTTACCAGCGTTCTTTGCGATTTGCTTGACTGGTGCTTCAAGTGCTTTTTTTAATATCTCAATTCCGATTTTTTGTTCGCCCTGAAGGTCAATATTATCAAGAATACTTTTAGCTCTAAACAATGCTACACCTCCACCAGGAACAATACCTTCTTCGACGGCTGCTTTTGTAGCATTAATTGCATCTTCGATTCTTAATTTTTTCTCTTTCATTTCAGTTTCAGTGGCTGCACCAACTTTGATAACTGCTACACCGCCTGCTAATTTTGCTAGTCTTTCTTTAAGTTTATCTTTATCAAAATCTGAAGATGAATTTTCTAATTCTTTTCTAATTCGGTTAACTCTTTCGTCAACCTTCATCTTATCGCCACGACCTTCAACAATAGTAGTATGTTCTTTGGTAGCAATAATTTTATGAGCTTGACCAAGCATTTCCATTTCTACATTTTCTAACTTCAATCCAACTTCTTCAGAGATAACTTTACCACCAGTCAGAATAGCTAGGTCTTCAAGCATTTCTCTGCGTCGGTCACCAAAGCCTGGAGCTTTAATAGCTAAAGTGTTAAAAGCGCCTCTTAATTTATTAACAACTAGAGTAGCTAATGCTTCACCGTCTACATCTTCAGCAATAATAACTAGATCTTTTTTTCCGGCTTGAGCAAGTTTTTCCAAAGTTGGGACAATGTCGTTTACAGCAGAGATTTTTTTATCAGTAATCAAGATATATGCATCATTGTACTCAGATTCCATTCGATCAGCATTAGTGATCATGTATGGTGAGATATATCCGTTACTAAACTGCATTCCTTGTACAACTTCTTTTTCGATACCAAAGCTTTGTGACTCTTCTACTGTGATAACTCCATCATTGCCAACTTCTTGCAAAGCTTCAGCAATAATCTTACCAATCACTTCATCATTAGCAGAAATTGAAGATACTTGTGAGATTTCTTCTTGATTGGCAATTGGCTTGGAAATTCTGGTTCTTAATTCTTCAACTACAGCATTAACACCTTTTTCAATACCTTTTTTAATTTCCATTGGATTGGAACCAGCGGCTACATTCTTGAAACCCTCTGTAATGATAGCTTGCGCTAAAAGTGTAGCTGTAGTAGTTCCGTCTCCAGCAACATCATTAGTCTTACTGGCAACTTCTTTTACTAATTCAGCGCCAACATTTTCAATTTTATCTTTTAGATCAATTTCTTTGGCAATGGTCACACCATCATTACAAATTTGTGGTGAACCATAACCTTTATCAAGTACTACGTTACGACCCTTGGGTCCAAGTGTAACTTTTACTGCGTTTGCTAATTCATCAACACCAGCTTTTAGAGATTTTCGAGCTTGTTCGTCGAAGATTATTTGTTTTGACATATTTTTTTATCAAACTCTAAATTCTAGACAATGTTCCAATGTTTTAAATTCAAATATCTAAACAGTTTTGATATTGATTAATTTAAATTTTGAGTTTGTTTAGGATTTAGATTTTAGGATTTATTCAATTATTGCTAAGATGTCCTCCTCTCGCAGAACTAAACATTCCTGACCATCAGCTTTGATTTCATCAGGTGAATATTTTTTGAATATAACTTTGTTTCCGACTTGAATAGACATAGGAGATCTTTGTCCATTTTCTAACATTTTTCCGGGACCAATAGAGATAACTTCACCTTGTTCAGGCTTTTCTTTGTTTAGTGTGTCTGGCAAGATGATTCCAGACGCAGTTTTTTCTTCTTGTGATGTTGGCTTTACAATCACGTGATCATTAAGTGGTTTTAGCATATTTGTTTAATTTCGAATATCGAATACCGAATCGCGAAACTGTTTAGTTTCGAATTTCGTATTTCAATTTTCGTATTTATTATACTATGTTACTATAGAGTTTTAGCAAAAGTCAAGGCTTTTGTCAATATTGATGAAATACATTTTGGTTGACAGAGATTTAGTAAAATGATAATGTTTTTTAGATATGATGTTTGAAAATTAAAATGGAGATATTCAATGAGTGAGCATAAGCTGGAGGTATTACCTGCCTTTCGATGTCCATATTGTGGCTGTTTTTTTCCAGTGATTAACGCGACACTTGCGTGTAGAGATTATTGTTTTGACTTGATAATCAATGCATATGCAAAAAGAGACGATATCATTTATTGTTCGTTGGAAACACGAGAGAACAACACTAGATTGCCAAAGAATCGCTATAGAGTATTGAAAGTACAAGTTTTAGTGACTAAAGGTAGTCGTTGGATTGCATATTCCTGCCAATTAGTAGGTGGTGAGCAAACAAGAGTTATTTCTGATAGAAATGTGATCAAACTTCTGAATAAGAATTTTCGATCAACCCCAGATACTATTATTGGAGGTTAATAATGAGTCAGAAGAAAAAGAATATACTTTCAGTCCAAGCATATTGTTGTCCATACTGCGGATACTTGTGTGAAAATGAGAAAAAAGTATCTGATTGTAGAGAGGAATGCTGGAAGTTGATTGTTGGTTATTTCATTCAGGTTGGGATGATCATTGAGACTGTCAGAGAAAATGACAAAGGTCCGTTTGAGGTAAAGGCCATTGAAGTTTCTCGGGAAGCTAGTATAAGGCGTATGCGTTTTGTATGCAAGCGACTTAATAAAACAGCTCACGGCTTTAAAGGTAGACTGGTAACTTTTCCTGCCCATGTGATCAAGGGCCAAGTCGCGGTAGAATAAATGTTTTCTTATCGGTACAAATATCCAATTGCTCTAGTTGTTTATACAGCTGGGGTATTGGGTTATTGGGTTACTAATCAGTTTCAGGTTTTTGAACCAACA
This region of Candidatus Falkowbacteria bacterium genomic DNA includes:
- the ychF gene encoding redox-regulated ATPase YchF is translated as MSFSIGIVGLPNVGKSTLFKALTKKTIDIANYPFCTIEPNKGIVLVPDHRLDELAKISKSEKIINTTIEFVDIAGLVKNAHKGEGLGNQFLHNIRDVDAICHVVRNFHSGDIIHVDGRVNPEDDAETIDIELAFADLDLVKKHLAKLKDKLKAASLKEEKATRVIAEFLETKIIPALENGQPVRKLDLSEKESKEIQYLNLLTNKPMIYLLNVDEDKVNEQFDLSKLKSEVVIPVCAKIEADLAELSKEEAAEYLTEVGIKTSGLDQIIIKAYEILNLISFLTTGPKETRAWTITRGSSAPQAAGKIHGDFERGFIAVEVYNWKDMVDVGSEVAAKEKGLIRLEGKEYIVRDGDTCNFRFSV
- the groL gene encoding chaperonin GroEL (60 kDa chaperone family; promotes refolding of misfolded polypeptides especially under stressful conditions; forms two stacked rings of heptamers to form a barrel-shaped 14mer; ends can be capped by GroES; misfolded proteins enter the barrel where they are refolded when GroES binds) — protein: MSKQIIFDEQARKSLKAGVDELANAVKVTLGPKGRNVVLDKGYGSPQICNDGVTIAKEIDLKDKIENVGAELVKEVASKTNDVAGDGTTTATLLAQAIITEGFKNVAAGSNPMEIKKGIEKGVNAVVEELRTRISKPIANQEEISQVSSISANDEVIGKIIAEALQEVGNDGVITVEESQSFGIEKEVVQGMQFSNGYISPYMITNADRMESEYNDAYILITDKKISAVNDIVPTLEKLAQAGKKDLVIIAEDVDGEALATLVVNKLRGAFNTLAIKAPGFGDRRREMLEDLAILTGGKVISEEVGLKLENVEMEMLGQAHKIIATKEHTTIVEGRGDKMKVDERVNRIRKELENSSSDFDKDKLKERLAKLAGGVAVIKVGAATETEMKEKKLRIEDAINATKAAVEEGIVPGGGVALFRAKSILDNIDLQGEQKIGIEILKKALEAPVKQIAKNAGKDGAVIAEEVRKAEGNVGYNAAKDKFEDLVMAGIIDPTKVTRSALQNAASISAMMLTTECVVTDEPESEGSNSGGAPAMGGGMPGMGGMGGMM
- a CDS encoding co-chaperone GroES is translated as MLKPLNDHVIVKPTSQEEKTASGIILPDTLNKEKPEQGEVISIGPGKMLENGQRSPMSIQVGNKVIFKKYSPDEIKADGQECLVLREEDILAIIE